The genomic region TAAGTGTCCCGGGCAGGACCTTCGCCAAAAAAGTTCTTCTTGGAGATAATCGATTGAGAACGATACAAGTAGCTTCAGAAACCGCATTAAATATGTTACGGAAGGCAGTTCTTGCCGAAGACTTGTGAGAAATTGTTTTTTATGTATCTTTGCCCTCCCAATAAGAATAGTCATGTCTAAGATTTGCGATCTCACCGGAAAACACTCCATCTCCGGAAATAATGTAAGCCACTCGAACCGTAAAACGCGTCGTAAGTTCCATCCGAACCTGCAAACGAAGAAGTTTTTCATGCCTGAAACAGGTGAGTGGATCACCCTTAAAGTGAGCACCTCTGCGCTGCGTACTATCGATAAAATCGGTGTTACGGAAGCCATCACC from Bacteroidota bacterium harbors:
- the rpmB gene encoding 50S ribosomal protein L28 yields the protein MSKICDLTGKHSISGNNVSHSNRKTRRKFHPNLQTKKFFMPETGEWITLKVSTSALRTIDKIGVTEAITRAIVKGRL